In one Bacillota bacterium genomic region, the following are encoded:
- a CDS encoding aldehyde ferredoxin oxidoreductase C-terminal domain-containing protein, translating into RTGMGAVMGSKRLKAVAVRGSRDIPIADQKNYVRLMDELREKMLADPFTQGRADYGTPSLVELMNEIGRLPTRNYETGVFEHAEAIGGKTIRQRYLIKPRADFACVQRCGRYTCVSEGPYAYIGGGPEYETLSCVGSKCG; encoded by the coding sequence CTCGAACGGGCATGGGTGCGGTGATGGGCTCAAAGCGCCTGAAAGCCGTGGCCGTTCGGGGAAGTAGGGACATCCCCATCGCCGACCAGAAAAACTACGTGAGGCTAATGGATGAGCTCCGAGAGAAGATGCTCGCCGACCCCTTCACCCAAGGCCGAGCCGACTACGGCACTCCCAGCCTCGTCGAGCTCATGAACGAGATCGGGCGACTCCCCACACGAAACTATGAAACGGGGGTATTCGAGCACGCTGAGGCGATAGGTGGGAAGACAATAAGGCAGCGGTACCTCATCAAGCCGCGGGCCGACTTCGCATGCGTCCAGCGCTGTGGTCGCTACACATGCGTTTCCGAGGGCCCCTACGCATACATCGGGGGAGGCCCTGAGTACGAGACGCTTTCTTGCGTGGGGTCAAAATGTGGG
- a CDS encoding aldehyde ferredoxin oxidoreductase C-terminal domain-containing protein: TGGLELRFGNHGAMVELARLIAFREGFGDLLAEGSYRAAQRVGRGSEKYVMAIKRQEIAGQDGRAQKSMGLGNAT, translated from the coding sequence ACGGGCGGCCTCGAGCTTCGATTCGGCAACCACGGGGCGATGGTGGAGCTCGCCCGGCTCATCGCATTTAGGGAGGGATTCGGCGACCTACTGGCGGAGGGAAGCTATCGCGCAGCGCAGAGGGTCGGCAGGGGTTCCGAAAAATACGTGATGGCGATCAAGCGGCAGGAGATCGCGGGACAGGACGGTCGTGCTCAGAAATCAATGGGTCTGGGCAACGCCAC